A single window of Bombus affinis isolate iyBomAffi1 chromosome 15, iyBomAffi1.2, whole genome shotgun sequence DNA harbors:
- the LOC126925081 gene encoding putative eggshell protein: MAIRCEILHFTRFILVLIIGSILIGNSFGDENIENDPVNFRHTKDLEVAASEHEGGGRQEEKGGGTKYEEDHHTVDDEKGDKGYKVFHEFDKGEKGHHDNEGHKQKYDEKKGKEEKEHEETDHYDESHHGEEGEKAAKFDEEGKHQKGYSTKGEHSISKKDEYEKKHDFYDEYHEDGEHEKHGGYHHEHEGKKGGHEKKGHTDSARREHRHGKKKNHEEGHHHRKQKGRKLAEGHDSHHQQDKKYGKKGGHESGKKWFASSGH, translated from the exons ATGGCAATACGTTGCGAGATATTACATTTTACAAGATTCATTCTAGTTTTGATAATTGGTTCGATTCTGATTGGTAATTCGTTTGGTGACGAGAACATCGAGAATGATCCTGTGAACTTCCGGCACACGAAGGATCTTGAGGTAGCTGCTAGTGAACACGAAG GTGGAGGAAGGCAAGAGGAAAAGGGCGGTGGCACCAAATACGAGGAAGATCATCATACCGTTGACGACGAGAAGGGTGACAAG GGTTACAAGGTCTTCCATGAATTCGACAAGGGTGAGAAGGGCCACCATGACAACGAGGGCCACAAGCAAAAATACGACGAGAAAAAGgggaaagaggaaaaggaacacGAGGAGACGGATCATTATGACGAGAGTCACCATGGCGAAGAAGGCGAGAAAGCTGCGAAATTCGACGAGGAGGGCAAACACCAAAAAGGCTACAGCACCAAAGGAGAGCACAGTATTTCTAAGAAG GACGAGTATGAGAAGAAGCACGATTTTTACGACGAGTATCACGAGGATGGGGAACATGAGAAACATGGAGGGTATCACCACGAACACGAAGGCAAGAAGGGTGGACACGAGAAGAAAGGACATACGGACTCTGCTCGTCGCGAG CATCGGCATGGTAAAAAGAAGAATCACGAGGAGGGTCATCATCATCGTAAGCAGAAGGGTCGCAAGCTCGCTGAAGGCCACGATAGTCATCATCAACAGGATAAGAAATATGGAAAGAAGGGTGGACACGAATCAGGGAAGAAATGGTTCGCCAGCAGCGGTCATTAA
- the LOC126925109 gene encoding RNA-binding motif protein, X-linked-like-3: MGARVLSAAGLLLLLFCLGTRSSIINTNITRIRRVPLNPRQIALFDVHNATKINDEILSLAESQNAIPEKNSVKGRLDQRVDRSRIVLVNAGDVKGLENLKHVLSVVEYEPQKISKIGKRKIVDSHNINPDTVVPSRESASPATPDVTNTYYEVPRTERPKKLATIPQYYSRPNQGSQKPLKIDSKSKSQDPEHIYRVTVSKAIKGKYSRTRSPQTLQSTTPKDETNIENVPNQKITTPLYNPHTFTADPQKKYYADSVITTTPSGNDSYPSKVSKRKKSRKRMTSKPAQQVESSSFAENTENYPKEFLKARESITNENKNKSRRLSLQAKLPKYDIAPRPFSISRYPKESQEDNSEKINGKGIASDEIRGIDDRNIHGNTAKIDSGHSSGYRNSLPGLNKKSYERKDSKSSSTIRVNVKDGSLPTDLRKSLKSDANRVGVPYEDSQISEENGSFEDKSSTDHSKSDADRHSRKNSQIFVRNDSLEDEASVDRHESSKSDASKPKHKNSERKYSDRNGSFEDESSTDRQPSSKSDADRHSPHKNSQIFERDDSLEDEASVDHRESSRSDVSRPTHKNSERKYSDRNGSFEDESSTDRQQFSGPDAARLGHYKSPRRKFSGKDGSSEDGSSTNEPTNGNNRYNSGSGLGKSSEESSVISSNSNSYENIKTPAVTVHSVNPIVSTPSPYTASNLHSNNYVYYPALLPTRAPVNQPEQNDAKIQENDEKDSIEASDGVAEATNIANDKSGNLEKGGKYKIQRTPDKDHQTGIHDLQSHEYIRDSERVSKDVKDGSDGLTKDEDSYGQYAQKYDDMVEEDVATDGSHNNESHQSAKEGAASGNAGGKGGEGKFEKGGATERKQEHHESDDEKGEKGYKSWHEEEKADKGHHDKERHSNYFDEKDGEKKDHKEEGEYHQEHDEGEKGEKKAAFDENGKHQKGYNTKGQHFVHKKDEFEKRTEFFDEFHEDGDMENDGEHYHEHEMSKGGHYKEGHHNKDDHEEMHGKKGKYEKGGHYDDEKGHKVKEGKDSHYEHENMYGKKKNHHDGKRWMYKKGDGGNGADKKGH, from the exons ATGGGAGCCCGTGTGTTATCGGCAGCCGGCCTGCTGCTTTTGCTGTTTTGCCTG GGCACGAGATCGTCGATAATAAATACAAACATCACCAGGATAAGGAGAGTCCCTTTGAACCCAAGACAAATCGCACTTTTCGATGTTCATAATGCTACAAAAATCAACGATGAGATTTTATCGTTAGCAGAGAGTCAAAATGCGATTCCTGAGAAAAATAGCGTTAAAGGCAGGTTGGACCAACGAGTGGATCGATCGAGAATAGTATTGGTAAACGCTGGTGATGTAAAAGGCTTGGAAAATTTAAAGCATGTTCTGTCTGTCGTTGAATACGAACCGCAGAAAATTAGTAAGAtaggaaaaaggaaaattgtggACTCTCATAACATCAACCCTG ATACCGTAGTTCCTAGCCGTGAAAGCGCGAGTCCAGCAACTCCAGACGTTACGAACACTTACTACGAAGTACCACGAACCGAGCGACCGAAGAAACTCGCAACAATACCGCAATACTATTCCAGACCCAACCAAGGCAGCCAGAAACCACTTAAAATCGATTCAAAATCAAAATCTCAAGACCCAGAGCACATATACCGAGTCACAGTCTCGAAAGCAATCAAAGGAAAGTATTCTAGAACTCGTTCCCCGCAAACTCTTCAATCAACTACACCAAAGGACGAAACGAACATCGAAAATGTACCTAACCAAAAGATCACTACTCCTTTGTACAACCCTCATACGTTCACCGCTGACCCACAGAAAAAATACTACGCAGACTCCGTAATTACTACAACACCTTCCGGCAACGATTCTTATCCGTCAAAAGTTAGTAAACGGAAGAAAAGTCGCAAACGAATGACGAGTAAACCTGCGCAACAAGTAGAGTCATCCAGTTTCGCTGAAAATACCGAAAATTATCCTAAAGAATTCCTGAAGGCTCGAGAATCGATAACGaacgaaaataagaataaatcgAGGAGATTAAGTTTGCAAGCCAAGTTACCCAAGTATGATATTGCGCCAAGACCATTTTCCATAAGCAGATACCCTAAAGAAAGTCAGGAAGACAATTCGGAGAAAATAAATGGTAAAGGAATAGCCTCCGACGAGATCCGAGGCATCGACGATAgaaatattcatggaaatacTGCGAAGATAGATAGTGGTCACTCGAGTGGTTACAGAAATTCTTTGCCTGGATTAAATAAGAAATCGTACGAAAGGAAAGATAGTAAAAGCAGTTCGACGATCCGAGTGAACGTGAAAGATGGTTCTTTGCCTACCGATCTTCGAAAATCTTTGAAATCCGATGCCAATAGAGTCGGTGTTCCTTACGAGGATTCTCAGATCTCCGAAGAAAATGGTTCTTTCGAAGATAAAAGTTCCACCGATCATTCTAAATCCGATGCTGATAGGCATAGTCGTAAGAATTCCCAAATCTTTGTGAGAAATGACTCGTTGGAAGACGAGGCCTCTGTTGATCGTCACGAATCTTCTAAATCTGATGCTTCCAAACCGAAACATAAAAATTCTGAAAGGAAATATTCCGACAGGAATGGTTCTTTCGAAGATGAAAGCTCTACCGATCGTCAGCCATCTTCCAAATCTGATGCTGATAGGCATAGTCCTCATAAGAATTCCCAAATATTTGAGAGAGACGACTCGTTGGAAGATGAGGCCTCTGTTGACCATCGTGAGTCTTCTAGATCTGATGTTTCCAGACCCACACATAAAAATTCTGAAAGGAAATATTCCGACAGAAATGGTTCTTTCGAAGATGAAAGCTCTACCGATCGTCAACAATTTTCTGGACCCGATGCTGCCAGACTCGGACATTATAAAAGTCCTCGAAGAAAGTTCTCTGGAAAAGATGGTTCATCCGAAGATGGAAGTTCGACTAATGAACCGACAAATGGTAATAATCGATACAACAGTGGGTCGGGTCTAGGTAAATCTTCTGAAGAGTCATCAGTAATCTCATCGAACTCGAATTCTTATGAAAACATCAAAACTCCAGCAGTTACTGTTCATTCGGTAAATCCCATAGTTTCCACTCCATCGCCTTACACAGCATCCAATTTACATTCAAATAACTACGTTTACTATCCGGCATTGTTGCCCACTCGGGCACCGGTAAACCAACCTGAGCAAAATGACGCAAAGATACAAGAAAACGATGAGAAGGATAGTATAGAAGCTTCTGATGGTGTGGCGGAAGCTACGAATATTGCAAACGACAAAAGCGGGAATTTGGAAAAAGGCGggaaatataaaatacagaGAACGCCAGACAAAGATCATCAGACTGGAATTCATGATTTACAAAGTCACGAGTATATTCGTGACAGTGAACGTGTATCTAAAGATGTAAAAGATGGTTCCGATGGACTTACGAAGGACGAAGACAGTTATGGCCAATATGCGCAGAAGTATGACGACATGGTGGAGGAAGATGTTGCAACCGATGGCTCGCATAATAACGAGAGTCATCAGAGTGCAAAAGAGGGTGCAGCGAGTGGCAACGCAGGTGGAAAGGGTGGTGAAGGGAAATTTGAGAAGGGTGGAGCCACGGAACGCAAGCAAGAGCATCATGAGAGCGATGATGAAAAAGGGGAGAAG GGTTACAAAAGCTGGCATGAGGAGGAGAAAGCTGATAAGGGTCATCACGACAAGGAACGGCACAGCAATTATTTCGACGAGAAGGATGGCGAAAAGAAAGATCATAAAGAGGAGGGTGAATACCACCAGGAACACGATGAGGGCGAGAAAGGTGAAAAAAAGGCGGCATTCGACGAAAATGGGAAACATCAGAAGGGTTACAATACCAAGGGACAACACTTCGTGCACAAAAAG GATGAGTTCGAGAAACGAACCGAGTTCTTCGACGAGTTCCACGAGGATGGTGACATGGAAAACGACGGCGAACATTATCACGAGCACGAAATGTCCAAAGGCGGTCACTACAAAGAGGGTCATCATAATAAAGACGACCACGAGGAAATGCATGGGAAGAAAGGCAAATACGAGAAAGGTGGTCATTACGATGATGAAAAAGGTCATAAGGTTAAAGAGGGCAAGGATAGTCACTACGAACATGAAAATATGTATGGGAAGAAGAAAAATCATCATGATGGAAAAAGATGGATGTATAAGAAGGGCGATGGCGGAAATGGGGCTGATAAAAAGGGACACTGA